A genomic window from Vigna radiata var. radiata cultivar VC1973A chromosome 2, Vradiata_ver6, whole genome shotgun sequence includes:
- the LOC106755723 gene encoding glutaredoxin-C9, with the protein MQQAIPYRSWQPLISSSPTTTHFTSSINNTNNTSSITPSFVSTKMVPNMVLENAVIVFARRGCCMSHVVQRLLLGLGVNPAMHEVEEKDEVGVIRELEAIVGGKENNMQLPAVFIGGKLFGGLERLMATHISGELVPILKEARALWL; encoded by the coding sequence ATGCAACAAGCAATTCCTTATAGATCATGGCAACCTCTCATCTCATCCTCCCCCACCACTACTCACTTCACTAGTTCTATCAACAACACTAATAACACTAGTAGCATTACTCCCTCCTTTGTTTCCACCAAAATGGTGCCAAACATGGTCTTAGAGAACGCGGTTATAGTCTTCGCTCGGCGCGGTTGCTGCATGAGCCACGTGGTGCAGCGGTTGCTTCTGGGTCTTGGGGTGAACCCCGCCATGCACGAGGTGGAGGAGAAGGACGAAGTGGGTGTGATTAGAGAGTTGGAAGCAATTGTGGGTGGCAAAGAAAACAACATGCAGTTACCTGCGGTTTTTATTGGTGGGAAATTGTTTGGGGGATTGGAACGTCTTATGGCCACTCATATTTCTGGGGAATTGGTTCCAATACTCAAAGAAGCACGAGCTCTATGGCTCTAG
- the LOC106777774 gene encoding uncharacterized protein LOC106777774, with the protein MDVKALAKSKRSHTQHHSKKSHHSHKPRAQSSSSSDPKDATKNPPGKQQANEEKRKKSHHSVLPSNWDRYGEEEDDSGAEIASKTLDVVLPKSKGADYRHLVAEAQSQAETSSEGFPSFDDLLPGEFGVGLSSMLASRGEGIISWNGDDNFVVEDKTSGNQEASFLSLNLLALADNFAKIDLSKRLFIESDLLSTELCAEELAVNSNEEHKELETKVDNDLTNSMSKEFGLDNKAADQFAPSSSSSSSHPASKFPSSNDFNIPVNSVITDFQQASSTGKHKPFVLSSDASLHSTEHIRGKQYSTFEAASAEKELDMLLDSFTDTKILDYPVSLGVSSGYPPQILKKDPVPSKIASFTANLDDALDDLLEETSTLIKPNVLLLPHEEKPVNHSMKSSSHSGSKSKVTDDFDSWFDTL; encoded by the exons ATGGACGTCAAGGCTTTGGCGAAATCAAAGAGAAGTCACACGCAGCACCACAGCAAAAAGTCTCACCATAGCCACAAGCCCAGAGCCCAATCATCGTCTTCTTCCGACCCGAAGGACGCTACGAAGAACCCACCAGGGAAGCAGCAAGCCAACgaggagaagagaaagaaaagtcaCCATTCTGTGCTTCCCTCAAATTGGGACCGCTATGGGGAAGAAGAGGATGATTCTGGGGCCGAAATTGCTAGCAAAACCCTCGACGTTGTCTTGCCCAAAAGCAAAGGTGCTGATTATCGCCACCTAGTTGCAGAGGCTCAGTCCCAGGCGGAGACAAGTTCGGAAGGATTCCCTTCTTTCGACGATCTTCTTCCTG GAGAGTTTGGCGTGGGATTGAGCTCTATGCTTGCATCCAGGGGAGAGGGCATCATCTCGTGGAATGGGGATGATAATTTTGTTGTAGAGGATAAGACAAGTGGAAATCAGGAG GCATCATTTTTGTCCCTGAATTTGCTTGCTCTGGCTGACAATTTTGCCAAGATTGACTTATCAAAGAGATTATTCATTGAGTCTGACCTATTATCCACTGAGTTG TGTGCGGAAGAGTTAGCAGTGAACAGCAACGAAGAACATAAGGAACTGGAAACCAAAGTGGACAATGACCTAACCAATAGTATGTCTAAAGAATTCGGTTTAGACAATAAAGCTGCTGATCAGTTTGCACCATCTAGTTCCAGCTCTAGTAGCCATCCTGCTTCTAAATTTCCCTCGTCAAATGACTTTAACATTCCTGTAAACTCTGTCATTACTGACTTTCAGCAAGCTAGCAGCACTGGTAAACATAAACCATTCGTTCTAAGTTCAGATGCCAGCTTACATTCCACTGAACATATAAGAGGGAAACAGTACTCCACATTTGAAGCTGCTTCTGCTGAAAAAGAACTAGATATGCTTCTAGATTCATTTACTGATACCAAGATCCTAGATTATCCAGTTTCATTAGGAGTCTCTTCTGGGTATCCGCCTCAGATTTTGAAGAAAGATCCAGTTCCATCCAAAATTGCATCCTTTACTGCTAATCTAGATGATGCACTTGATGACTTGCTAGAGGAAACATCCACTTTGATTAAACCAAATGTTTTATTACTGCCACATGAAGAAAAGCCTGTCAACCACAGCATGAAATCTTCTTCACATTCTGGAAGCAAATCCAAAGTAACTGATGATTTTGATTCATGGTTTGATACACTTTGA
- the LOC106780453 gene encoding uncharacterized protein LOC106780453, translating to MERIYQAKRCPEENRLSYTEYLLSGDASHWWSSARSLLESTNVPITWDTFKTKFYEEYFPNSVRFAKEVEFLQLVQGNMIVSEYADKFKHLLRFHTLAMNEEYQCRKFENGLRSDLKILVAGFCIQQFPVLVERTKMMERMKRESDSQSSQPLRVSGPVTMRSGSSSRVTPYSRPAASHGSRGSSSSHSSVHQTPVSTPGGIRCFGCGGPHLLSVCPQKTGFRRCNRCGQPGHFERDCPMGRRTVVHPQPVDRAIQRGGVRPLATGRVYAVTGAXAASSGXLIXGSCLLRXXXCMVLFDSGATHSFISEECVEXLGLXMERLHFDLVVSTPXSGLIKTSXVCIRCPIVVEGRRFKVNLICLPLQGLEIILGMDWLSTNHILLDCGEKKLVFSNEHEY from the coding sequence ATGGAGAGGATTTATCAGGCTAAGAGGTGCCCTGAAGAGAACAGACTGTCATATACAGAGTATTTACTTTCAGGCGATGCTAGTCATTGGTGGAGTAGTGCTAGATCATTATTGGAGAGTACTAATGTTCCAATCACTTGGGACACTTTCAAAACCAAGTTCTATGAGGAATACTTTCCTAACAGTGTGCGATTCGCCAAAGAGGTTGAGTTCTTGCAACTGGTTCAGGGTAATATGATAGTCTCAGAGTATGCAGATAAGTTTAAACACCTGTTGCGGTTTCATACCCTGGCCATGAATGAGGAATACCAGTGTCGGAAATTCGAGAATGGGTTGAGAAGCGACCTCAAGATCTTGGTTGCTGGCTTTTGTATCCAACAGTTTCCCGTTCTAGTGGAGAGAACTAAGATGATGGAACGGATGAAGAGAGAATCGGACAGCCAGAGTAGTCAACCACTGAGAGTTAGTGGTCCAGTGACGATGAGGAGTGGATCCAGTTCCAGAGTGACTCCTTACTCTAGACCTGCTGCTTCCCATGGGTCTAGAGGATCTTCATCATCTCACTCCTCCGTTCATCAAACTCCAGTGAGTACGCCTGGAGGTATCCGCTGTTTTGGGTGTGGCGGACCTCATCTACTATCTGTCTGCCCTCAGAAGACAGGATTCCGGAGGTGTAACAGGTGCGGACAGCCGGGACACTTTGAGAGAGACTGCCCTATGGGTAGGAGGACTGTTGTTCATCCTCAGCCGGTTGACAGAGCTATCCAGAGGGGTGGTGTTAGACCCTTGGCGACGGGTAGAGTGTATGCAGTTACTGGTGCANAGGCTGCCAGCTCAGGTAANCTCATCANTGGTAGCTGTTTGTTGCGTGANNANNCTTGTATGGTATTGTTTGACTCGGGNGCAACACATTCCTTTATCTCGGAGGAATGTGTTGAGANGTTGGGATTANCTATGGAGAGATTGCACTTCGATCTGGTAGTGTCTACACCANCATCTGGGTTGATCAAGACATCGANTGTCTGCATTCGATGCCCGATTGTGGTAGAGGGACGTCGGTTCAAGGTGAACCTCATCTGCTTGCCTTTGCAAGGATTAGAAATCATCCTTGGTATGGATTGGTTATCTACCAATCATATTCTCTTAGATTGCGGTGAGAAGAAATTAGTATTCTCTAATGAGCACGAGTATTAG